The genomic interval ACGGTTAATCAGGCAACGGTATATCCCCGACAGGTGCTGGAAAATGCCCTCCGGAAAAAGGCATCGGCCATCATCCTTGTCCATAACCACCCGTCCGGACATGTGCGCCCCTCGGAGGCGGACCTGCGGATTACCAAAACGATCAGTGAAACGGCGCGGCTCCTCGACATCAACGTTCACGACCATATCATCGTCGGCGAAGACCGCTTCTTCAGTTTTCGCGAAGAGGGAATGATGACCTGAACCGGTTACAGGCGTCAGGCAAAAGACACACCCAAGCTGCAAAACAAAGGCAAACCTTCGACCAGTAACAATCACGGCTTGCCTGCATTAAGCTATCTGTAGAAATTATGAATAACCGGCGGAAGAATTAACGTCTGCCGTCAACCCTTTCCTTGAGTTCCTTGCCAACTTTAAAGAAGGGCAGCTTCTTGGGGGAAACCTTTATGCTTTTCCCTGTCTTGGGGTTTCTGCCGGTGTAAGCGTCGTACTCTCGGACAACGAAACTGCCGAAACCCCGAATTTCAATTCTTCCGCTCTTCGCCAATTCCTCGGAAAAACCGTCGAAAACGAGATTAACCACGTCCATTGCCAGTTTCTCAGTTAATTCTTCTTTTTGGCTCAGCGCCTCGATAAGCTCTGATTTGTTCATTAATTCCTCCTTAAATTATTGCTGCCGGCGGCACCCGCCCTGATAATAAACCCGCTTTGTGACGGGCTGAAACAAAATTGGTAAAACACCTTTGTTTTTCGGGGACTATATTTATTTTACCGTTAATGTCAAGCTAATTTTTTGCTGTTTTTTTGCGCTTGGGACTGGGCCATCAACTGTCCGACTTCTCCATGACGCAGCGCTCGCCACTCGCCTTCGCCGAGAGAATCGAGGGTAAGATCGCCAAAAGAGACGCGGATCAGACGGGTAACGGAATGGCCAAGCAAATCAAAGGCCCGTCTTATCACACGATTTCTTCCATCATGGATGGTAAGCAACAGCCAGGTGCTTTTCGGATTGACCTTTTCCATAATGACTGAGGACGGGGCAAACTTCCCATCGGGAAGCTCCATTCCCTTTTCCAGGCTTTGCAGTTCAAGCCTGTTCAGACGCCCTTCGATCTTAACGCGGTAGGTTTTGGGAACCTTGAAGCGGGGATGCTGAAGGCGCTGGGCAAAATCGCCGTCATTGGTCAAAAGGAGCAACCCCTCCGAGTCATAGTCGAGACGTCCCACGGGGAACACCCGCTCGGCAACCCCACTGAGAAGATCCGTTACGATCGGCCTTCCCTCCGGATCGCTCAGGGTGGTTACATACCCGCTCGGTTTATTCAGAACGATATACACCTTTTCCGTTTCGCAGGAGATAAGCTTGCCATCCACCCGAATTTCATCGCGATCGGCATCAGCCTTCGTTCCCGGTTGGCGTACAACTACTCCGTTTACCGATATTCTGCCATCGGAGATCATTCTTTCCGCCGCACGTCGCGATGAGACGCCGGCGCCGGCGAGAATCTTCTGCAATCTCTCTTCCATGATGAACACCCTTTCCTTAAAAAACCGCTGCCGCTGCTCCGTCTTCCGCCTGAGCTTTTACCCCTGACCTTCGGTTTCCCCGGCAGGGCGAAAATCCCTCATTTCCCGCAGCGTCGGCAATTCGGCAAGGTCCTTCAAATTGAATACCTCAAGGAATTTCTTCGATGTTCCGTAAATAATTGGTTTTCCGGGAACGTCCTTTCTCCCTACTATCCTTACCAGTTTTTTTTCCAAAAGCCCCTTCAGCGCACCGCCCGTATCAACACCCCTGATCCGGTCTATTTCCACTTTCATAACCGGCTGCCGATAGGCGATAATCGCCAGGGTCTCCAGAGCGGACGGAGAAAGGGAAGTGGGGCGAACCACCTTCAATTTAGCGACCCAGGATGCCATTTCGACTCTTGTCTGAAAGCGAAACCCCCCTGCCACCTCCTGAAGCGAGATGCCCCCTTCCCGCCTCTCATATTCGCCCGCCAGTTCCTGAAAAAGACTGAGTATTTCAGACTTCTTGAGAGCGGGAAAAATATCGACGACCCTCTCTACGGCAAGGGGTGTTTCCGAGGCAAAAATCAACGCCTCCAGGATAGCGATTTTCTCTTCCATCACACCTCGGCATTTTCCAACATCTTCGGTGTTTCCAGTTCCTCTTTGACAGCCAGAAAAAGCCTTATCTCGCCAAACGGCGCTGCCTGGCGCACCTTTGCCATCCGCAATTTTATAAGCTCCAGAATGGCAAGGAATGTATAAACTACCATTTTTCTATGGGTTCTGTCTATGACCAGCTCAGAAAAGGAAATCTGCCCCTTCTTAGCCAGGACCTCCATAATTTCGTTGATCCGCTCGGCCAGGGAAAGTTTTTCGGTGCTGAACTCGAGCCCTTCCCCGACTTCAAGACCGGCAACAATCCGGCGGAAGGCCTCCACAAGTTCAAAAAGATCGACCTCCAGCAAGCCCATCTCCATTTTTTCCGGATCGGGAAGCAGCTCCGGATAAGCGCCCAGTTTAAAAACATCCCTTTCGAGAAGAGGCCGGGCGGAAAGAAGCCGGGCAGCTTCCTTGTAAACCTGATACTCCAGAAGCTGTTTGACCAGTTCCGCACGGGGGTCCTCCCCCTCCTCCTCATCGCCGCCCTCATCTGTCACAGGCAGCAGCATCCGTGATTTGATATGGGCAAGCGTCGCCGCCATTACCAGATATTCTCCGGCGAGATCGAGATTCAGGGAACGCATTTCGCCGAGATATCCGAGATACTGACTGGTAATGAGGGCTACCGGGATATTGTAGATGTCAATCTCGTTCTTCCGAATCAAATAAAGTAAAAGATCGAGCGGACCTTCAAAGACATCGAGTTTGATCTCATAACTCATGTTTTATCTTCATGACTTCGCGCACCTCGGCCAAGGTCGAAGCGGCGATGCGACCTGCCCGAATGTTGCCGTCCTCAATAATCTCCCGCACCTCCCGGGGGTGGGCAAGATAGTATTCCCGTCTTTCGTGAATGGGCCCCATGCCCGCGGCGATAGCCTCGGCCAGCCGCCTTTTGCATTCGATGCAGCCAATGGCGGCGCTTCGGCAGGCGGCAGCTATCTCCAGCACCTCGGCCGGCGTTGAATATAACCCGTGCAAGGTATAAACATTGCAGAGCTCAGGGCGCCCGGGATCACTTTTGCGCTGTCGCTGCGGATCTGTAAACATGGACGCAACCTTCTTTTTCAGCTCCGCGCCCTTGTCACTCATGAATATCGAGTTGTCGTAAGACTTGCTCATCTTTCGCCCGTCCGTACCCAAAAGCTTCGGCACCTCTGCCATGAGCGGCTCCGGAATCGGGAATATCTCGCCATAGAGAAAGTTAAAACGGCGGGCGATCTCGCGGGTCAGCTCGACGTGGGGAAGCTGATCGATGCCGACCGGAACACCGAAAGCCTTGTACATGATGATATCCGCCGCCTGCAGGACCGGGTATCCAAGAAAGCCGAATGTCGAAAGATCCTTTTGGGCAAGCTCCTCCTTGACCTCCTTGTAGGTGGGATTCCTCTCTAACCAGGCCAGCGGGGTGATCATGGATAAAAGGAGGAAGAGCTCTGCATGTTCCTTGACCGAGGACTGGATGAACAGCGTGCTTGGGCGCGGTTCAAGACCGGCGGCCAGCCAATCGATAACCATGTCAATTGTATTGGCCCTTATACTTTCGGTCGTCGCGTAATCGCTGGT from Syntrophobacterales bacterium carries:
- a CDS encoding integration host factor subunit beta codes for the protein MNKSELIEALSQKEELTEKLAMDVVNLVFDGFSEELAKSGRIEIRGFGSFVVREYDAYTGRNPKTGKSIKVSPKKLPFFKVGKELKERVDGRR
- the trpS gene encoding tryptophan--tRNA ligase, translated to MSQKRILSGMRPTGKLHLGNLHGALANWVALQNHGDYECFYFVADWHALTSDYATTESIRANTIDMVIDWLAAGLEPRPSTLFIQSSVKEHAELFLLLSMITPLAWLERNPTYKEVKEELAQKDLSTFGFLGYPVLQAADIIMYKAFGVPVGIDQLPHVELTREIARRFNFLYGEIFPIPEPLMAEVPKLLGTDGRKMSKSYDNSIFMSDKGAELKKKVASMFTDPQRQRKSDPGRPELCNVYTLHGLYSTPAEVLEIAAACRSAAIGCIECKRRLAEAIAAGMGPIHERREYYLAHPREVREIIEDGNIRAGRIAASTLAEVREVMKIKHEL
- a CDS encoding segregation/condensation protein A, which encodes MSYEIKLDVFEGPLDLLLYLIRKNEIDIYNIPVALITSQYLGYLGEMRSLNLDLAGEYLVMAATLAHIKSRMLLPVTDEGGDEEEGEDPRAELVKQLLEYQVYKEAARLLSARPLLERDVFKLGAYPELLPDPEKMEMGLLEVDLFELVEAFRRIVAGLEVGEGLEFSTEKLSLAERINEIMEVLAKKGQISFSELVIDRTHRKMVVYTFLAILELIKLRMAKVRQAAPFGEIRLFLAVKEELETPKMLENAEV
- the scpB gene encoding SMC-Scp complex subunit ScpB translates to MEEKIAILEALIFASETPLAVERVVDIFPALKKSEILSLFQELAGEYERREGGISLQEVAGGFRFQTRVEMASWVAKLKVVRPTSLSPSALETLAIIAYRQPVMKVEIDRIRGVDTGGALKGLLEKKLVRIVGRKDVPGKPIIYGTSKKFLEVFNLKDLAELPTLREMRDFRPAGETEGQG
- a CDS encoding rRNA pseudouridine synthase encodes the protein MEERLQKILAGAGVSSRRAAERMISDGRISVNGVVVRQPGTKADADRDEIRVDGKLISCETEKVYIVLNKPSGYVTTLSDPEGRPIVTDLLSGVAERVFPVGRLDYDSEGLLLLTNDGDFAQRLQHPRFKVPKTYRVKIEGRLNRLELQSLEKGMELPDGKFAPSSVIMEKVNPKSTWLLLTIHDGRNRVIRRAFDLLGHSVTRLIRVSFGDLTLDSLGEGEWRALRHGEVGQLMAQSQAQKNSKKLA